In the Podospora pseudocomata strain CBS 415.72m chromosome 5, whole genome shotgun sequence genome, one interval contains:
- a CDS encoding hypothetical protein (EggNog:ENOG503PASM; antiSMASH:Cluster_8; COG:E), translating to MQLLSALLFTAGLATATPLNIPNYAQAAIDSGLALKGLNALATLSALTRTGGTCTPTKIKYRREWRTLSKADRRKFVAAVKCLQGKPSVLPKDGTVPGAITLWDDLAYAHAWRTFFVHMSATFLVWHRYFLFTYETLLETECGWTQGLPYWEWGLDVNNMRGSPLFDGSDTSIGSDGVFVPGRPDFILDIIGGPDPEPIRVVFPPGTGGGCVESGPFNDTVVRLGPFPLDGTPWTNETVYGNNPRCLDRDLNTNPLQRWSTFRNSTELILGYDNIREFQGFLEGDPRVTTEKPIGIHGGGHWGVGGITRDPIISPYDPAFWFHHNQLDRIYWIWQNLDFNNRKDVFGTGTWGNFPPSPNVTVEDFIDVLPHQPAIKIKDSMNTVSGAPFCYVYV from the exons ATGCAGCTCCTCTCCGCCCTTCTTTTCACCGCCGGCCTTGCCACAGCAACTCCTCTCAACATTCCCAACTATGCCCAAGCTGCCATTGACTCCGGTCTTGCCCTCAAGGGTCTGAATGCCCTCGCTACTCTCAGCGCCCTGACTCGGACTGGCGGCACCTGCACCCCGACCAAAATCAAGTACCGTCGGGAATGGCGCACTCTCTCCAAGGCCGACCGCCGCAAGTTTGTTGCCGCGGTCAAGTGTCTTCAAGGCAAACCCTCTGTCCTTCCCAAAGACGGCACGGTCCCGGGAGCCATCACTCTCTGGGATGACCTCGCTTATGCTCACGCATGGCGTACATTCTTCGTTCACATGAGTGCCACCTTTTTGGTTTGGCATCGCTACTTTCTCTTCACCTACGAGACCCTCCTCGAGACAGAGTGCGGGTGGACCCAAGGGCTACCCTACTGGGAGTGGGGCCTGGACGTGAACAACATGAGAGGCAGCCCCCTTTTCGACGGCTCCGATACTTCCATTGGCAGCGACGGAGTGTTTGTTCCCGGAAGGCCAGACTTCATTCTGGACATCATTGGCGGGCCCGATCCCGAACCCATTCGGGTTGTGTTCCCTCCCGGCACTGGCGGCGGATGCGTCGAGAGCGGTCCGTTCAATGACACGGTGGTCAGGCTCGGGCCTTTCCCTCTCGATGGGACGCCTTGGACCAACGAGACGGTCTACGGCAATAATCCTAGGTGCTTGGACAGAGACTTGAACACGAACCCTCTCCAAAGGTGGTCTACTTTCCGCAACAGCACTGAGCTTATCCTCGGTTATGACAACATACGGGAGTTCCAAGGGTTCTTG GAGGGCGACCCCAGAGTGACAACGGAAAAGCCCATCGGCATTCACGGAGGTGGCCACTGGGGCGTCGGCGGCATCACTCGTGATCCAATCATCTCACCCTATGATCCGGCCTTTTGGTTCCATCACAATCAGTTGGATCGAATCTATTGGATCTGGCAGAATCTCGACTTCAATAACCGCAAGGATGTCTTTGGCACGGGCACCTGGGGCAACTTCCCTCCCAGTCCCAACGTCACAGTGGAGGACTTTATTGATGTCTTGCCCCACCAGCCGgccatcaagatcaaggacaGCATGAACACTGTCAGTGGGGCGCCCTTCTGCTACGTGTATGTGTAA
- a CDS encoding hypothetical protein (EggNog:ENOG503P9CN; antiSMASH:Cluster_8): MKTTWLSFAAFAQAAMAMPATEVKLEAKDIEFNTTAAAEAALLAWGCVHNNDAGRWDDPMKPSGRLADLCSRGGGCHQAAIGRMCVHGDTGQCGCAVASAEEYESL; encoded by the exons ATGAAAACTACCTGGCTGTCTTTTGCTGCCTTTGCACAGGCTGCGATGGCCATGCCCGCCACCGAGGTTAAGCTTGAAGCCAAGGACATCGAGTTCAATACCACCGCCGCGGCCGAAGCTGCTCTCTTGGCCTGGGGTTGCGTCCACAACAATGATGCTGGCCGTTGGGATGATCCCATGAAGCCTAGCGGCAGACTTGCTGATCTTTgcagccgtggtggtggatgccaTCAGGCAGCAATCGGACGTATGTGTGTCCATGGTGACACGGGACAGTGTGGTTGCGCTGTTGCTAGCGCCGAGGAGTACGAATCCT TGTAA